In Musa acuminata AAA Group cultivar baxijiao chromosome BXJ2-10, Cavendish_Baxijiao_AAA, whole genome shotgun sequence, a genomic segment contains:
- the LOC135625537 gene encoding uncharacterized protein LOC135625537 isoform X1: protein MGDDLLNRPSTAEMSTIEGPNKDTHLVDSLSNKWTDEKHTLFLNSIEESFVNELYSGEYHSKSFVGWLSRIKKHKGFCEPYENYSKFGQTFKALCRSCHESRRFDGDNNPADIESGFLSFYANPWIQHFRSPSIMKKRHVRSSDRVDNIEFIRPSVQLANVRHDGEATSSKWTCREDSVARSAEVSDQNFIADELVAGKKSIRIHRKRRLGNAVVHEPITDQVVPSGETLLASTSNEKHACLQAMNAWSSGRTPEVSAGFLPVETEASLCGNQRVNS, encoded by the exons ATGGGTGATGATCTTTTGAATCGGCCGAGCACGGCAGAGATGTCGACCATAGAGGGCCCGAACAAG gaTACTCATTTGGTGGATTCTCTATCGAATAAATGGACAGATGAAAAACACACACTATTTCTCAACTCCATTGAAGAATCTTTTGTTAATGAGTTATATAGTGGAGAATACCATTCTAAGTCATTTGTGGGTTGGTTGTCAAGGATAAAAAAGCACAAGGGATTCTGTGAGCCATATGAAAATTATTCGAAATTTGGTCAGACG TTTAAGGCCTTGTGTAGGAGTTGTCATGAGAGTCGCAGATTTGATGGGGATAATAACCCTGCAGATATTGAGAGTGGTTTTCTATCTTTTTATGCAAATCCTTGGATTCAACATTTTCGGTCACCTTCCATTATGAAGAAAAGGCATGTTAGGTCTTCTGATAGGGTTGACAATATTGAGTTCATCAGACCATCAGTCCAGCTAGCAAATGTGAGGCATGATGGAGAAGCAACAAGCTCAAAATGGACCTGTCGTGAAGATTCTGTTGCTAGAAGTGCAG AAGTATCAGATCAGAACTTCATTGCTGACGAGCTTGTGGCTGGGAAGAAGTCGATTAGAATACACAGGAAAAGAAGACTTGGGAATGCTGTGGTTCATGAACCGATCACTGATCAA GTTGTTCCATCTGGAGAAACACTTCTTGCATCAACTTCTAATGAGAAACATGCTTGTCTACAAGCAATGAATGCATGGTCCAGTGGCAGAACACCAGAGGTGAGTGCAGGCTTTCTGCCCGTGGAGACTGAAGCATCACTGTGTGGCAATCAACGGGTGAACAGTTGA
- the LOC135625537 gene encoding uncharacterized protein LOC135625537 isoform X2, translating into MGDDLLNRPSTAEMSTIEGPNKDTHLVDSLSNKWTDEKHTLFLNSIEESFVNELYSGEYHSKSFVGWLSRIKKHKGFCEPYENYSKFGQTALCRSCHESRRFDGDNNPADIESGFLSFYANPWIQHFRSPSIMKKRHVRSSDRVDNIEFIRPSVQLANVRHDGEATSSKWTCREDSVARSAEVSDQNFIADELVAGKKSIRIHRKRRLGNAVVHEPITDQVVPSGETLLASTSNEKHACLQAMNAWSSGRTPEVSAGFLPVETEASLCGNQRVNS; encoded by the exons ATGGGTGATGATCTTTTGAATCGGCCGAGCACGGCAGAGATGTCGACCATAGAGGGCCCGAACAAG gaTACTCATTTGGTGGATTCTCTATCGAATAAATGGACAGATGAAAAACACACACTATTTCTCAACTCCATTGAAGAATCTTTTGTTAATGAGTTATATAGTGGAGAATACCATTCTAAGTCATTTGTGGGTTGGTTGTCAAGGATAAAAAAGCACAAGGGATTCTGTGAGCCATATGAAAATTATTCGAAATTTGGTCAGACG GCCTTGTGTAGGAGTTGTCATGAGAGTCGCAGATTTGATGGGGATAATAACCCTGCAGATATTGAGAGTGGTTTTCTATCTTTTTATGCAAATCCTTGGATTCAACATTTTCGGTCACCTTCCATTATGAAGAAAAGGCATGTTAGGTCTTCTGATAGGGTTGACAATATTGAGTTCATCAGACCATCAGTCCAGCTAGCAAATGTGAGGCATGATGGAGAAGCAACAAGCTCAAAATGGACCTGTCGTGAAGATTCTGTTGCTAGAAGTGCAG AAGTATCAGATCAGAACTTCATTGCTGACGAGCTTGTGGCTGGGAAGAAGTCGATTAGAATACACAGGAAAAGAAGACTTGGGAATGCTGTGGTTCATGAACCGATCACTGATCAA GTTGTTCCATCTGGAGAAACACTTCTTGCATCAACTTCTAATGAGAAACATGCTTGTCTACAAGCAATGAATGCATGGTCCAGTGGCAGAACACCAGAGGTGAGTGCAGGCTTTCTGCCCGTGGAGACTGAAGCATCACTGTGTGGCAATCAACGGGTGAACAGTTGA
- the LOC135585611 gene encoding protein WEAK CHLOROPLAST MOVEMENT UNDER BLUE LIGHT 1-like — protein sequence MEETKVIEDQFSGEHLLTISCSAESLPTIGPPKFSCHDENVDTIHHQEGATKKAEKKVEQYIADNAEYVDRLDTKNQKEAIIKEPELSLKHIVSDVPSLGQNTLDHIVVTNHQQGMILEDSVCPVQQGLSAISSQDHNIPDPQISNVSGDSISGVSVLSYGDITYPISHSFELQKMELESTPSQLQNGTSINLVETPRVTDSTTSCENRKIMESTPSLPEKLCHQKDVGAPELATTAEPIKTVYINRGIVDTSAPFESVKEAVTKFGGIVDWKAHRQNSLEKRKLLQLELERVQAEIPECKKQSEAAQEIKAQVLKELDRTNVIIEELKLNLEKVQTEEAQAKQDSELAQMRVKEMEQGISTESSVAAKTRVELAKARHEAAVAELKKVKSELKTLQGEYMSLVSERDFATRQAEDAISALKEIEMTAEELTLELITRKESLESAHAAHLEAEEHRIGAALAREQDCLAWEKELKHAEEELEQLNQQLLLTKDLKSKLETASALLLKLKAELTAYMESKLNQESVSIENKLSDDVEETEKTQSITHALALTRKELEEVKASIEKAQDEVGCLKVASSSLKSELDREKASLTNLQQREGMASIAVSSLEAELDRTKKDLEVVRAKEKTAREKMVELPKLLQHAAQEADRSKSVAQIAREELRKSKEEADEAKASASTIEIRLHAALKEIEAARSSERMALVAIKALQESEQAASICGTDSPHSVTLPLDEYHNLSKRAHEAEELAHERIAAAIAQIDVANQSEVKSLERLDDAYGEMRARKEALKVATEKAEKAMEGKLGAEQGLRKWRAEHEQRRRAGETAKDLIDRPQETFEQPSGPGSYTKEKSDAVRSMTNPKSYVPEDNSENDVPKVKTMKKKTSLVPKIVLSLARKKSQPVKSDMFSI from the exons ATGGAAGAAACAAAGGTCATCGAAGATCAATTCTCTGGAGAACATCTGCTAACTATTTCTTGTTCAGCAGAAAGTCTGCCAACCATAGGACCTCCAAAATTTTCATGCCATGATGAAAACGTTGACACAATTCACCATCAAGAAGGAGCTACAAAAAAAGCCGAGAAAAAAGTTGAGCAGTATATTGCTGATAATGCTGAATATGTTGACAGACTGGACACCAAAAACCAGAAGGAAGCTATCATTAAGGAGCCGGAGCTATCACTTAAGCATATTGTATCTGATGTCCCGTCATTGGGCCAAAATACACTTGATCACATTGTCGTTACTAATCACCAGCAGGGAATGATTTTAGAGGATTCTGTGTGCCCGGTTCAACAAGGTCTTTCTGCTATCTCATCACAAGACCATAATATACCTGATCCTCAGATCTCAAATGTATCGGGGGATTCTATTTCAGGTGTTTCAGTTCTGTCATATGGAGATATTACTTATCCTATTTCTCATTCATTTGAGCTACAGAAAATGGAGTTGGAAAGTACTCCAAGCCAACTTCAAAATGGCACATCTATCAACCTTGTTGAGACTCCAAGAGTTACTGATTCAACTACCTCATGTGAAAATAGAAAGATCATGGAGAGCACACCTTCTTTGCCTGAAAAACTGTGTCACCAAAAGGATGTTGGAGCACCTGAACTGGCAACAACTGCTGAACCTATAAAAACTGTGTATATAAATAGAGGCATTGTTGACACTTCTGCACCTTTTGAATCTGTTAAGGAGGCAGTTACCAAGTTTGGAGGCATAGTTGATTGGAAAGCTCACAGGCAAAATTCTTTGGAG AAACGTAAGCTACTCCAATTGGAACTTGAGAGAGTGCAAGCAGAAATCCCTGAATGCAAAAAACAATCTGAAGCAGCACAAGAGATTAAAGCACAGGTACTTAAGGAGCTGGATAGAACTAATGTAATCATAGAAGAGCTAAAGCTAAACCTTGAGAAAGTCCAAACTGAAGAGGCTCAGGCAAAACAGGACTCAGAGCTGGCCCAAATGAGAGTCAAAGAAATGGAGCAAGGAATTTCCACTGAATCAAGTGTTGCTGCTAAAACACGAGTTGAGCTTGCTAAAGCTAGGCATGAAGCAGCAGTTGCAGAACTGAAGAAGGTTAAATCTGAGTTAAAAACTTTACAAGGAGAGTACATGTCCTTAGTTAGCGAAAGAGATTTTGCAACAAGACAAGCTGAAGATGCTATTTCTGCACTAAAGGAGATTGAGATGACAGCTGAGGAACTTACTCTGGAACTCATCACAAGAAAGGAATCACTGGAGTCAGCCCATGCTGCACATCTCGAAGCAGAAGAACATCGAATTGGTGCAGCATTGGCAAGAGAGCAAGATTGTCTTGCATGGGAAAAGGAACTGAAGCATGCTGAAGAGGAGTTGGAACAACTTAATCAACAGCTTTTGTTGACAAAAGATCTCAAATCAAAACTGGAGACAGCATCTGCTTTATTACTCAAACTCAAGGCTGAATTAACTGCATATATGGAGTCAAAATTGAATCAAGAATCTGTAAGTATTGAGAACAAATTATCAGATGATGTCGAAGAAACAGAGAAAACGCAGAGTATAACTCATGCATTAGCTTTGACCAGAAAGGAGCTGGAGGAAGTAAAAGCCAGTATTGAGAAAGCCCAGGATGAGGTTGGTTGTTTGAAGGTTGCATCTTCTTCACTCAAGTCTGAGCTGGACAGAGAAAAGGCATCTCTTACCAACTTGCAACAAAGGGAAGGGATGGCATCCATAGCAGTTTCTTCTCTTGAAGCTGAGCTTGATAGGACTAAAAAAGATTTAGAAGTGGTTCGTGCAAAGGAAAAAACAGCCAGAGAGAAGATGGTGGAGCTGCCCAAGTTGTTGCAACATGCAGCTCAGGAAGCAGATCGATCAAAGTCTGTTGCTCAGATAGCCCGAGAGGAACTAAGAAAGTCCAAGGAAGAAGCAGATGAAGCAAAGGCAAGTGCAAGCACAATAGAAATCAGATTACATGCGGCTCTGAAGGAAATCGAGGCAGCTAGATCATCAGAGAGGATGGCGCTTGTTGCAATTAAAGCACTGCAAGAGAGTGAGCAGGCTGCAAGCATCTGTGGTACAGATTCTCCTCACAGTGTGACTCTTCCGTTGGATGAATACCACAATCTCAGTAAGAGAGCTCATGAAGCTGAGGAGCTTGCCCATGAAAGAATAGCAGCTGCAATTGCACAGATTGATGTGGCTAACCAGTCTGAGGTGAAGAGCTTAGAGAGACTTGATGACGCATATGGAGAGATGAGGGCACGAAAGGAAGCATTGAAAGTTGCTACAGAGAAAGCTGAGAAGGCCATGGAAGGGAAATTGGGTGCGGAACAGGGGTTGAGGAAATGGAGAGCTGAGCATGAACAGCGAAGAAGGGCTGGTGAGACAGCTAAGGATTTAATAGATCGCCCACAAGAGACTTTTGAGCAGCCTAGCGGACCAGGAAGCTATACTAAGGAAAAAAGTGATGCTGTCCGTTCCATGACCAATCCAAAGTCATACGTACCTGAAGACAACTCAGAAAATGATGTGCCCAAGGTTAAAACAATGAAAAAGAAGACATCACTTGTCCCAAAGATTGTTTTGTCCTTGGCACGGAAAAAGTCACAACCAGTTAAGTCGGACATGTTCAGTATATAA
- the LOC135625632 gene encoding glycoprotein 3-alpha-L-fucosyltransferase A-like isoform X1, with translation MGTQQPSTPRKRWPNLMPLFVGLVVVAEIAFLGRLDVVKNVATVHHWASTFHFPSTSVALEDSFASVSSSSHGAVEDDGGEYSRCEDWLEREDAIRYSRDFTTYPIIVSGAENQDWSTCSVGCKFGSVAKRVPDATFNLPQQPSTAVVHRSMESSKYYIENNINVARRRGYNILMTTSLSSDVPVGYFSWAEYDIMAPIQPKNETALAAAFISNCVAHNFRLQALEMLEKLGIKIDSYGVCHQNRDGKVDKVEALKHYKFSFAFENSNEEDYVTEKFFQSLVAGAIPVVVGAPNIQDFAPSPGSVLHIKELDDVESVAKTMKFLATNPDAYNKSVSWKYDGPSDAFKALVDMAAVHSSCRLCIFLATKIREKEEMALQFQKRPCKCTTGSGTVYHLYVRERGRFHMESIFLRSGRLTLRELESAVLSKFQSVNHTPLWKKERPESLRGDNLKIYRIYPVGLTQRQALYSFRFDTDADLGKHVESNPCAKFEVIFV, from the exons ATGGGGACGCAGCAGCCGTCGACCCCGCGGAAGCGATGGCCGAATCTGATGCCTCTGTTTGTTGGCCTCGTCGTCGTAGCTGAGATCGCCTTCCTCGGCCGCCTCGACGTGGTCAAGAACGTCGCCACGGTCCACCACTGGGCCTCCACCTTCCATTTCCCCTCTACCAGCGTTGCCTTGGAAGACTCCTTCGCATCCGTCTCCTCGTCTTCCCACGGTGCCGTAGAAGACGATGGCGGGGAGTACAGCCGATGCGAGGATTGGTTGGAGAGAGAGGACGCCATCCGGTACTCTCGAGATTTCACTACCTATCCCATCATCGTCTCCGGCGCCGAGAATCAG GATTGGAGTACGTGCTCGGTTGGTTGTAAATTTGGATCTGTAGCGAAAAGGGTACCTGATGCTACATTTAACCTACCTCAACAACCATCAACTGCCGTTGTCCATCGGTCGATGGaatcatcaaaatattatatagaaAACAATATTAATGTGGCACGACG GAGAGGGTACAACATCCTAATGACTACTAGTCTTTCGTCAGATGTTCCAGTTGGGTACTTCTCGTGGGCAGAATATGATATCATGGCTCCTATCCAACCAAAGAATGAAACTGCCCTTGCAGCTGCCTTTATTTCTAACTGTGTTGCCCATAATTTCCGTCTACAGGCTCTTGAAATGCTTGAGAAGCTAGGTATTAAAATTGATTCTTATGGTGTATGCCACCAAAATCGAGATGGTAAAG TGGACAAAGTAGAAGCTTTGAAGCACTACAAATTCAGTTTTGCATTTGAGAATTCCAATGAGGAGGACTACGTTACAGAAAAGTTCTTTCAGTCCCTTGTTGCAG GAGCCATCCCTGTTGTGGTTGGTGCCCCAAATATCCAAGATTTTGCACCTTCTCCTGGTTCAGTTTTGCATATTAAAGAGCTTGATGATGTTGAATCAGTAGCTAAAACCATGAAGTTCCTTGCAACGAATCCAGATGCTTATAACAAGTCAGTAAG TTGGAAATATGACGGTCCATCTGATGCTTTCAAGGCACTTGTGGACATGGCTGCAGTTCATTCATCTTGCCGTCTCTGCATATTTCTTGCAACAAAGATTAGAGAGAAGGAAGAGATGGCTTTGCAGTTTCAGAAGCGCCCCTGCAAATGCACCACCGGATCAGGAACTGTGTACCACCTATATGTGAGAGAAAGAGGAAGATTTCACATGGAATCCATCTTCCTCAG ATCTGGAAGGTTAACCCTCAGGGAATTGGAATCTGCAGTTCTCTCCAAGTTCCAGTCCGTAAATCATACTCCTCTATGGAAGAAGGAAAGACCAGAAAGCTTAAGAGGAGATAACTTAAAAATATACAGGATTTATCCAGTTGGTCTCACTCAAAGACAAGCATTGTACAGCTTTAGATTTGACACTGATGCTGATTTAGGGAAACATGTTGAGAGCAATCCTTGCGCAAAATTTGAGGTTATTTTTGTGTGA
- the LOC135625632 gene encoding glycoprotein 3-alpha-L-fucosyltransferase A-like isoform X2, giving the protein MGTQQPSTPRKRWPNLMPLFVGLVVVAEIAFLGRLDVVKNVATVHHWASTFHFPSTSVALEDSFASVSSSSHGAVEDDGGEYSRCEDWLEREDAIRYSRDFTTYPIIVSGAENQDWSTCSVGCKFGSVAKRVPDATFNLPQQPSTAVVHRSMESSKYYIENNINVARRRGYNILMTTSLSSDVPALEMLEKLGIKIDSYGVCHQNRDGKVDKVEALKHYKFSFAFENSNEEDYVTEKFFQSLVAGAIPVVVGAPNIQDFAPSPGSVLHIKELDDVESVAKTMKFLATNPDAYNKSVSWKYDGPSDAFKALVDMAAVHSSCRLCIFLATKIREKEEMALQFQKRPCKCTTGSGTVYHLYVRERGRFHMESIFLRSGRLTLRELESAVLSKFQSVNHTPLWKKERPESLRGDNLKIYRIYPVGLTQRQALYSFRFDTDADLGKHVESNPCAKFEVIFV; this is encoded by the exons ATGGGGACGCAGCAGCCGTCGACCCCGCGGAAGCGATGGCCGAATCTGATGCCTCTGTTTGTTGGCCTCGTCGTCGTAGCTGAGATCGCCTTCCTCGGCCGCCTCGACGTGGTCAAGAACGTCGCCACGGTCCACCACTGGGCCTCCACCTTCCATTTCCCCTCTACCAGCGTTGCCTTGGAAGACTCCTTCGCATCCGTCTCCTCGTCTTCCCACGGTGCCGTAGAAGACGATGGCGGGGAGTACAGCCGATGCGAGGATTGGTTGGAGAGAGAGGACGCCATCCGGTACTCTCGAGATTTCACTACCTATCCCATCATCGTCTCCGGCGCCGAGAATCAG GATTGGAGTACGTGCTCGGTTGGTTGTAAATTTGGATCTGTAGCGAAAAGGGTACCTGATGCTACATTTAACCTACCTCAACAACCATCAACTGCCGTTGTCCATCGGTCGATGGaatcatcaaaatattatatagaaAACAATATTAATGTGGCACGACG GAGAGGGTACAACATCCTAATGACTACTAGTCTTTCGTCAGATGTTCCA GCTCTTGAAATGCTTGAGAAGCTAGGTATTAAAATTGATTCTTATGGTGTATGCCACCAAAATCGAGATGGTAAAG TGGACAAAGTAGAAGCTTTGAAGCACTACAAATTCAGTTTTGCATTTGAGAATTCCAATGAGGAGGACTACGTTACAGAAAAGTTCTTTCAGTCCCTTGTTGCAG GAGCCATCCCTGTTGTGGTTGGTGCCCCAAATATCCAAGATTTTGCACCTTCTCCTGGTTCAGTTTTGCATATTAAAGAGCTTGATGATGTTGAATCAGTAGCTAAAACCATGAAGTTCCTTGCAACGAATCCAGATGCTTATAACAAGTCAGTAAG TTGGAAATATGACGGTCCATCTGATGCTTTCAAGGCACTTGTGGACATGGCTGCAGTTCATTCATCTTGCCGTCTCTGCATATTTCTTGCAACAAAGATTAGAGAGAAGGAAGAGATGGCTTTGCAGTTTCAGAAGCGCCCCTGCAAATGCACCACCGGATCAGGAACTGTGTACCACCTATATGTGAGAGAAAGAGGAAGATTTCACATGGAATCCATCTTCCTCAG ATCTGGAAGGTTAACCCTCAGGGAATTGGAATCTGCAGTTCTCTCCAAGTTCCAGTCCGTAAATCATACTCCTCTATGGAAGAAGGAAAGACCAGAAAGCTTAAGAGGAGATAACTTAAAAATATACAGGATTTATCCAGTTGGTCTCACTCAAAGACAAGCATTGTACAGCTTTAGATTTGACACTGATGCTGATTTAGGGAAACATGTTGAGAGCAATCCTTGCGCAAAATTTGAGGTTATTTTTGTGTGA
- the LOC135625537 gene encoding uncharacterized protein LOC135625537 isoform X3, with product MKDTHLVDSLSNKWTDEKHTLFLNSIEESFVNELYSGEYHSKSFVGWLSRIKKHKGFCEPYENYSKFGQTFKALCRSCHESRRFDGDNNPADIESGFLSFYANPWIQHFRSPSIMKKRHVRSSDRVDNIEFIRPSVQLANVRHDGEATSSKWTCREDSVARSAEVSDQNFIADELVAGKKSIRIHRKRRLGNAVVHEPITDQVVPSGETLLASTSNEKHACLQAMNAWSSGRTPEVSAGFLPVETEASLCGNQRVNS from the exons ATGAAG gaTACTCATTTGGTGGATTCTCTATCGAATAAATGGACAGATGAAAAACACACACTATTTCTCAACTCCATTGAAGAATCTTTTGTTAATGAGTTATATAGTGGAGAATACCATTCTAAGTCATTTGTGGGTTGGTTGTCAAGGATAAAAAAGCACAAGGGATTCTGTGAGCCATATGAAAATTATTCGAAATTTGGTCAGACG TTTAAGGCCTTGTGTAGGAGTTGTCATGAGAGTCGCAGATTTGATGGGGATAATAACCCTGCAGATATTGAGAGTGGTTTTCTATCTTTTTATGCAAATCCTTGGATTCAACATTTTCGGTCACCTTCCATTATGAAGAAAAGGCATGTTAGGTCTTCTGATAGGGTTGACAATATTGAGTTCATCAGACCATCAGTCCAGCTAGCAAATGTGAGGCATGATGGAGAAGCAACAAGCTCAAAATGGACCTGTCGTGAAGATTCTGTTGCTAGAAGTGCAG AAGTATCAGATCAGAACTTCATTGCTGACGAGCTTGTGGCTGGGAAGAAGTCGATTAGAATACACAGGAAAAGAAGACTTGGGAATGCTGTGGTTCATGAACCGATCACTGATCAA GTTGTTCCATCTGGAGAAACACTTCTTGCATCAACTTCTAATGAGAAACATGCTTGTCTACAAGCAATGAATGCATGGTCCAGTGGCAGAACACCAGAGGTGAGTGCAGGCTTTCTGCCCGTGGAGACTGAAGCATCACTGTGTGGCAATCAACGGGTGAACAGTTGA